One Ignavibacteria bacterium genomic window, AGACGTAGGGCTCAATGACGATGACCGTTTCCGCATCGGAGATATCGAAGGGTGCAGCGTCATCACAAAGGATGGCCAGCTCGTAGGAACCGTAACTGATGTTTGGCTGATGCCTGCCAACGACGTATGGGTTGTCACGCTGCCGGACGGTCGAACAGTTCCGTTCCCGGTGATCGACGATGTGATCCTCAATGTCGACACCGCCGCTCGGCGGATCGTTGTCGAACTCCTCCCCGGCCTTCTCGACCTTGGCTCGCCATCGGCCGAGGACCGAGATGAGTGATCTAAAGATCCGCATTGATATCGTCTGCGTGGTACCGCAGATCCTTGAGTCGTTCGTGTCTACGTCGATCATCGGAAGAGGTCAAGAAAAGGGGCTCGTGGAGATCCACCTTCACAACCTCCACGACCACGCAACGGATCGCTACAAACACATCGATGACTCGCCCTACGGCGGTGGCGCCGGGATGGTGATCCAGTGCGAACCGGTGTTCGCCTGTATCGAAGGTCTGCTCGCTCAAAGACACTATGACGATGTGATCTATCTCTGTCCGGACGGCAAACTTCTAACCCAAGAAGTCTGCAACGAACTCTCATTGAAGAGATCGCTGATCCTGCTCTGTGGACATTACAAGGGCATTGACCAACGTATCCGCGACGTACTGGTCACGCGTGAGATCTCTGTTGGCGACTACGTACTCACCGGAGGCGAGATCGCTGCGGCTGTACTCACAGATGCCATCGTCCGGCTCGTACCGGGCGTAGTAGGCGATGCTGAGAGCGTACTCGACGACTCGTTTATGCATGGACTTCTCGACGCACCGCTCTACACGAAACCCGCTGAATTCCGCGGACTGCCCGTACCGGAAGTTCTCACGAGCGGAAATCACAAGCTGATAAGAGAATGGCGCGAAGCACAGTCGCTTGCAAAGACGAAGGAACGCAGACCCGATCTTCTGGAAGGAAGAGGAGAATGACGTTCTTCCCTGAAATGAACAGTGTTGTACCTAACCGCGCCGGGAAGCCCCTTCACATCACAACCACACTCCCCAACGAAGCGGCTCCAGCCCCGTTGGTATTGATTCTGCATGGATTCAAGGGATTTCGCAACTACAGCTTTTTGCCATGGATAGCCCAGCATGCGGCTATGCACGGAATGATCGCCATCAGATTCTGTTTCTCGGGCAATGGCATGAACGGTACATCGTGGATGGTGCAGGACCTTGATGCGTTCGCTGCCAACACGATCTCTCAGGAAATTGATGACGTGCATGACATGATCGGCCTGATAAAGAACGACCCGTCGTTTGCCACCGTGCGCGAGCAGTGGAATGGGCAGATCTTCATCGTTGGGCATTCACGCGGTGGCGGTATTGCGCAGGTTGTATCACGCGAATTGGTCGAGGGTGGTACCGCCCCCTTCGTTAAGACCGCAGTCTATAACTCCGTTGGGACATGGACGCGCTGGACTAACCGACAGCGCGCAGAGTGGGCCAAGGCAGGAGCATTCTCTTTCACGAATGAACGAACGAAGCAGATCGTGCAGATGAATGTGTCGTACGTTGAAGACATTGAGTCGAATGCAGAACGCCTATCGCTCGATTCTGCAGCAGCGGCACTTGGTGATCGTCTGGCGTTCTTCCACGCAGAGAATGATCTCACCGTCCCACTCTCCGAGATCGTGGCACTCCGGTCGCGCACGAACACGGCCGCCTCCCTGCACATCATTCCAAACACCACCCATACATTTGGCATGACCCATCCCGTCGATCGCATCACGCACGGATTCGTCGCAGTCCTCAAGGAAAGTTTTTCGTGGCTACTCCAATGACCAGATCGATCGTTGTTTCAGCGGGACTCTTGCTCTCCCTTTCCATAGGGGGCTGTGAGCTCTTTGTTATCGGAGGGGGCTCTCGTAAACCCGTGCCGATCGAACGCAGTCAACGCTCAGCTCCTGGCGTGGTTCACCTATTCAAGGCAGAACTCGACAGCGGCAACACCACGGCGGCCACAGAACTCATGCTCAATCCGATGGGACGTCCACTCCTGGCCGTGGAGAAGTTTGAGTTGGCGGACGATCTGCAACGGTGGAAGGCGATCATGGCGCAGAAGCCGATCTCCGAAACTGTTGTGGACACACTCACTGACAGCACGCATAATGTCCGCGTAACGCTGGACTATGTACGAACGATGCAGTTCTCTACCCTCCGCAAGCAGAACTTGTGGTGGGTAACCAAGATCCAAGATGCGCCGAAGCGCTGAGCTTAACGGGCGATAACTACCGTCTGCATCGTCACGTTGCCATTGGCAACAGCACGAAGCGTGTAGACACCCTGCGGAATGCCTTGTGTGACGAGCGAGATGCGTTGCGAAGCGCCTGGCGTGACGAAGGCGGTATGCCCATCGATCACGCGCTCACCGGCTACATTGAGAAGGTCCACCACCACATTGGATGGCACGTCAGTCTCAACCGTAACACTGACGCGATCACTTGCAGGATTCGGCATGATGCCGGTGCGAACTGCGAATGGCATAGTCTCTTCCACCGAACTCGCAGGGTCCAGGTGGCGGTGAACAGGGTCACCCGTTGGGGCAATGAAGACGTGATTGTCCTTGGTTACGACAACACCTGAGCAAGCGCCATCACCAGCAAGCCCGTCCTTCACGACTGTGAAGACCTCGCCGTAGTTCGTTCCTTTGAATGGTCCGGAATTCTTCTCCGTTGTCACCCACATATCACCATTGGCGCCAAACGAGATCGCAGAGATTCGGTTATTCGTTACATCGCGGTTATCCCAACCGTTGAGCAGGTAGGCCCACTGTTCGCCATCATTGATCGATTTAATGACCACAGCATTGGTGGTCTTAGCTGAGCCAGGGAGGGCGTTACGTCCAACATAGATATGACCGTTTTTGTCATAGGCAAATGTGGCGTAGAGGTCGTCGCTCTCATTTGAATTGCCGTCTCCGTTATCGATCCGTCTCCATGACGTGCCATTGTCCGTTGTGCGGAAAAGCCCCTTGTTATAAGCAACAGAAATGAACTTCTTATCGGAGTTTGGAGAGAGGAATACTTCGAACAACGAGGATGTTGCACTAGGTATCCCGTTTGCCTGTGCAAGAGGTAAAGAGACGAACGTTGCACCGCCGTCACTGGAGAACTGCGCCTTGAGGTTTGATGCACCCGCATCATATCCCACAAAGATCTGAGTAGGTCCGCCAGCTGGTGACTTCGTACTGATACTGATCCTGGAATTAGGCGCGATCGTCAGACCGATGTCAACCTTCGTCCACGATTCGCCGTCATTCGTTGAGCGGAGCACACCAAGACCATTGACGGCTGCATAGAGGACGTCATTCGCAGCCACACTCAATTGGTTGATCGGATACCAATTAGCACCACCATCATCAATGCCATTGTCAAACGGGACCCATGAATTGCCTCGGTCCGTGGTCCGATAGATCTTGCTGAACGGTGTGCCAACGATCACGTGACCTTTTGAGTTCGTGACCATGCAGGTGGATGCCGACGGAGGACCGTCAGTGTTTTGCCAGAATTGTGCGGAAGCCGTTGTGGTGACAACGATAGTGACGATTGTGAGGAACAAGACGCGCATGCAACAGCTCCGGTGGTGATTCAGACGCCACAATGGTTTGCGGCTCTATCTTTGTGCTAATCAAGCAAGATACCATTTTTTACCTATGAGCGGAATGCGATGAACATCCACTTTGTCGGGGTTGGCGGCACGGCCATGGGGTCGGTTGCCGTTGCGTGCAGAATGCAGGGTCACCACGTTACTGGAAGCGATGGCCCACTCTACCCCCCGATGAGCACCGTGCTGGATGAGGCCGGGATCGACCGTTCAGAAGGGTATTCTGCCAGCCGTCTGCGTACTATAGCTCCAGACCTGGTCGTGATAGGGAATGCCATCAGCCGAGGGAACGAAGAGCTGGAGCTTGTCCTGGACGAACGGTGGGATATGACGTCCATGGCCGAGCTCGTGGGACGTCTTTTCATCTCCAAGAACACTTCCATCGTCTGCTGCGGAACCCACGGGAAAACAACCACGTCCAGCATGGCGGCATGGCTGTTGGAGTCCGCAGGATTCAACCCAGGCTTCTTGATCGGCGGCGTTCCGGGGAATTTCAGTGTTGGATGCAGGCCGGTACCCCCAGAGATCCACGACACGCGTGCCGGAGTCTTTGTCAGCGAAGGTGATGAGTACGACACTGCGTTCTTCGACAAACGCAGCAAGTTCATTCACTATCGACCGACCATCGCCATCATCAATAATCTCGAGTTCGACCACGCGGATATTTTCGACAGCACCGAAGCCATCATCAGATCCTTTCAGCATATGGTGCGACTCATTCCTCGCTCCGGAGTGCTGCTCGTGAATGCTGAGGACCAAAACGCTCGTGCTGCAGCCGAGAAAGCCCCCTGCCCCGTTGAATTTGTTGGTACGTCGGAAGGGGCAACATGGCGCATCACGGACATCACAGAAGAAGGCAACTCTACCTCGTGGACCATTCTCCGTAATGGTGAGAAGTACGGCAGGTTCACGCTCCCTATGCCAGGTGAGCACAATCTTCGTAATGCCACGATGGCAATTGCAGCTACAGCTGCGGCTGGTCTTACCTCAGAGGAACAGCAGATCGGCCTTCCCCTCTTCACTGCTCCGAAGCGTCGCTTGGAGGAGATCGGCTCGTGGAATGGCTGCATTGTTGTTGACGACTTTGCCCATCACCCAACTGCCATCGCCGCAACCATCAAGGCTCTCCAGCAACGATACCCACAGAGCAACGTGCATGTTGTCTTTGAGCCGCGTTCGAACACTACTACTCGCAATTTCTTCCAGCACGAACTGGCTCAGTGTTTTAAAGGGGCAAGCACTGTCTGCCTTGGTCCTGTGAACCGACCTGAACGCTACAAGGCAGAAGAGCGACTCGATACCGAAATGCTCGTGCGCGAGATCTCTGCGATGGGCATCACAGCGGTCTCCCTTTCGCCGGACCGCGCGTCGGATCCGTCTTGGGGCAAGGACATTGCCGATATCCTCGCCAACCACATTCAACCCAACGACGTCATCGCCATCCTCAGCAACGGCGACGTTGGTGGCCTGCGGAGGCTCCTGCGTTAGCGCTCCACCATCAGCTTCTTCAGCACCGGCTCCACACCCGCCCCCTGATCAGACGTGCCGGACACACGGTAGAAGTACAATCCCGGGGGGATTCGTTCTCCAGCTGATGTTCGAAGATCCCATCGGACACCGCCGTTGCCTTCGGTGCCGGTGATGGTTACAAGTGTTCTCATCGCTCCATCGAGAACTTCCACCGTAGCGTCTTGAGTGAGTCCGCCAAAGGTGATCTCATCATCACGTGTAAGTCGTACAGGATGGGGATAGACGTAGGCCGAACTCAGGTCGGGTGCTGTAACGATAAACGTTGCCGTGTTGCCTGCACCCGTGGTTATCACACCCGATGGGTCGCCTTTGATACCAAGCGCGGTCAATGAGTAGGTTATTCCGCGAGCAGTAAGGGGGCTTGCCGGATCGAGATCGAGTTCGATCGTGCGTGCATCCACACGCGTTGCCGTAAGCACGGTCCCGATGGGATCGAGTCGATAGTTCAGGGGATTCGTTGCTGTTGCATCTACATCGGCGGTGAAGGTAACTAGCAACGCTGTTGTTGAACGCACACCAAGAGATGCGAGTGCAAACTCTGGTGTGGATGCCGGATCATTTCGTACAACGAGCGGGAAGGACGTATCACGCACCGGCTTTCCTGCCATGTCATTGACATGTCGTACACGCACCAATAGCGAGTCGGAAAAGTTCACGCCGGGGAAGGTCAGGACCACATCTTGTTGTGTGCCCGCTACCGCGGTGAGGGTTGGAACAACACCGGCACCTGATGATCGATCCAGAAGAAGGAACTGTGTAGGCTCAATATGATCCACACTGATATCGCTGCTGTATCGCAACAGAACTCGAAGTCCCGTTCGAAGCTCTGAGCGATTCACGGTATCTCTATCAAGTCCGATCACCCTAGCCTGATCATTGATCATGAAGGCAGCGTCATTCGAGCGTCGACTTTCTCGAATGGTGGTGTTGATAGGATAGGCAACTACGGCAAAGCGAACCGAGGAAGAACCAATAGGCTCTGCTACGGTGACGGAGGTTGTTGTGGTGCTGTCGAGTGATCTGTACGGTCCGTTGTTCGTGCTTGCAAAGATCTTGTACTGCTTCGTATCTGCCACGGGCATCCAGTCTAGGACGATCGAATCGGCACTCACGTAGTGACCTCGCATCGATGCGGGTGCAGGGTGACGCAGCACCGTATCCACCTCGCTGAAGTTGAATCCTGTCATCATTCCAAGTCCGGCATAGGTGATGCCATAGCCGAGCTCGTTGATGCCATTCTTGTTGAAGTCATACATCAGGAAGCGCGGACTCACAACGTCTGGAACAAACCAGCGCGGAACGATGGCCTTGGATGTCTCGTCTGCGCCGAACACGTACATCCGCGGATAGGCACAGATAACGATCTCTTCTCCTGGACGCGAATCGAGGGGGCCAACATCTACACCATTACGATAACCAATTCCATAACGGACACCGGCGATGTGATCTGTCCAGACGGTCTCATACTGATCATTCCCATTTGCTCGTAGAAGTCTGTAGGTCCAAACGTCTCGACCATACTCTCGTTCGGCATCCGGCTGCGTGCTGTCCGGCACACCGAACACAACATCGGGTCTCCCATCGGCATCAACGTCACCGCTTGCAACAAATCCGGATCCGCCCCCTCCATTTGTTTCGAGGAGATACCGATTCACAAATGCAACACCATCCCATTCTGAAATGATGAGATCTCCATCTGTGTCACCAAAGGCTACTTCAACAGCTCCATCGCCGTCGAAGTCACCTGCGGCAACACTGATCTCATCAACACGATTGTTCACGTTCCCATACGAAGGGGCTGATGTGTTGACGGCAATGCCAAGTCGATCGAAACGGCCATTGCGATAAGTTATCGCCGTGCAGCCGGAATCGGAGAGGAGAAGGAGTTCTTCTCTGCCATCGCCGTTGATATCTGCTACACCTGCACCATTCTGACGTCCGGATGAATCTGCATAGATGATGCGAGCGAATGGAGAGCCCCCTACCACTGCTTGTTCGAACAACACTGCGCGTCCAACAACATGAGCAAGGACCTCGAGCAGACCGTTGCCGTTTGCATCGCAGATGCCGCGCGGTATCCAGGTGCTTGTGAGCGAGTCACGACGGGACCACACACCATCACGGTACTGCATGGTGAACGTGCCACCGAACGACCCCGAAGAAAGATCGTTCATCACAAAGGCAGGTAAACCATCCCCGTAGAGATCGCGGACATCGTTTAGGACGTATCCGGACCACGAAGCGGATTGGGTCTTCTTCCATCCAGATACAGAAGGGGCTCCTTCTCGTGAGGCTGCTATTGTGAGTGTGGTTTCAGCAACAGAATCGTTGTCTGCAGTGCATCGTGCTCGGACAGCGATCTGTGAACGCGAGATGATAGAATCGGGAACCACCAAGCTATGAGACCGAACGAATCGCTTTACGTCGGAGAATGTCGATGAGTTCTCTGCCGTAATGTTCAGTGCCAAAGCAGTTGGCCGCGAAGTCCTCACGGTAACAACCGGCGAACGTCTGTCAGTGGTCCATGCATTGATGATCTCCGCCTTGGTGATCGTCAGCACATCGTTGTTGACGATCGTTATCCGTTTGCGAGAATCGAGTGAACGACCGTCCTTGCATGCTACCTGGAGGCGGATGGTGTAAAGTCCTGATGTGAGCGTTGTTGTGTTGAGCCTGGCCAACGTGTCCATAACAACAGCAACTTTGGAGGAGTTGATCGTTGTCCACGCTGTGGGTTCCAGTCCAACACCATACGAAACGCTGTATGAATCGAATGGTGCTACAAGCACACTCCCCATTAATGCAAGCGTAGGCGTCGTGCGCACGTCAACTTCATCCTCGTTCGAGGGCTTGGTGATCCCGTAGGCCGAACGACCCTGCGCTGCGAGTGCGGCGTCCACCTGAAGTCTGCCTGCACCATAGAGCACATCCCATCCGCGTTCACCCAGATCCAACGAACGTTCTTGAAGTGTGCCACGGATCTCGGCGGCCGACATCTGCATGGCGCTTCGCTCCAACATCATCGCTGCTGCGGCGGCAACGTACGGGGCTGCGAACGACGTACCATTCACCGTGCGATAGCGAGAATTGACGGCCGTTGTCACAATGGACTCACCCGGGGCGCAAAGGGCAACAAGTGAACCCGTGCTTGAGAACGGCGAACGCCGATCTTCTTCGTTGGTTGAACCAACAGCGATCACCTCGTCATACCCTGCAGGGTACTGTCGCGACGTAGTGCCGGTATTCCCTGCGGATGCCACAAGGACAACATTCATTGCTGAAGCAAACTTCACCGCGTCTCGCAACATGGGCGAATCAACGCCATCGCCAAAGCTCATGTTCACCACGTTCACTCCCGTGAGCGCGGCGTAGACAAGGGCACTTGCGATGTCATCCTCTTCGGCGTTGCCCGTGGCATCAAATGCACGCAAT contains:
- the rimM gene encoding 16S rRNA processing protein RimM — translated: MAFTEYIGVIARTHGLDGTMFLMDTVGIPQGLRPGATIGIGYSRDFVKTYTIDAFDATPMRTTLRVREISGADEAQTLVEQAVYCRPEDVGLNDDDRFRIGDIEGCSVITKDGQLVGTVTDVWLMPANDVWVVTLPDGRTVPFPVIDDVILNVDTAARRIVVELLPGLLDLGSPSAEDRDE
- the trmD gene encoding tRNA (guanosine(37)-N1)-methyltransferase TrmD, with translation MRIDIVCVVPQILESFVSTSIIGRGQEKGLVEIHLHNLHDHATDRYKHIDDSPYGGGAGMVIQCEPVFACIEGLLAQRHYDDVIYLCPDGKLLTQEVCNELSLKRSLILLCGHYKGIDQRIRDVLVTREISVGDYVLTGGEIAAAVLTDAIVRLVPGVVGDAESVLDDSFMHGLLDAPLYTKPAEFRGLPVPEVLTSGNHKLIREWREAQSLAKTKERRPDLLEGRGE
- a CDS encoding alpha/beta hydrolase fold domain-containing protein, with amino-acid sequence MTFFPEMNSVVPNRAGKPLHITTTLPNEAAPAPLVLILHGFKGFRNYSFLPWIAQHAAMHGMIAIRFCFSGNGMNGTSWMVQDLDAFAANTISQEIDDVHDMIGLIKNDPSFATVREQWNGQIFIVGHSRGGGIAQVVSRELVEGGTAPFVKTAVYNSVGTWTRWTNRQRAEWAKAGAFSFTNERTKQIVQMNVSYVEDIESNAERLSLDSAAAALGDRLAFFHAENDLTVPLSEIVALRSRTNTAASLHIIPNTTHTFGMTHPVDRITHGFVAVLKESFSWLLQ
- a CDS encoding T9SS type A sorting domain-containing protein; translation: MRVLFLTIVTIVVTTTASAQFWQNTDGPPSASTCMVTNSKGHVIVGTPFSKIYRTTDRGNSWVPFDNGIDDGGANWYPINQLSVAANDVLYAAVNGLGVLRSTNDGESWTKVDIGLTIAPNSRISISTKSPAGGPTQIFVGYDAGASNLKAQFSSDGGATFVSLPLAQANGIPSATSSLFEVFLSPNSDKKFISVAYNKGLFRTTDNGTSWRRIDNGDGNSNESDDLYATFAYDKNGHIYVGRNALPGSAKTTNAVVIKSINDGEQWAYLLNGWDNRDVTNNRISAISFGANGDMWVTTEKNSGPFKGTNYGEVFTVVKDGLAGDGACSGVVVTKDNHVFIAPTGDPVHRHLDPASSVEETMPFAVRTGIMPNPASDRVSVTVETDVPSNVVVDLLNVAGERVIDGHTAFVTPGASQRISLVTQGIPQGVYTLRAVANGNVTMQTVVIAR
- the mpl gene encoding UDP-N-acetylmuramate:L-alanyl-gamma-D-glutamyl-meso-diaminopimelate ligase, with protein sequence MNIHFVGVGGTAMGSVAVACRMQGHHVTGSDGPLYPPMSTVLDEAGIDRSEGYSASRLRTIAPDLVVIGNAISRGNEELELVLDERWDMTSMAELVGRLFISKNTSIVCCGTHGKTTTSSMAAWLLESAGFNPGFLIGGVPGNFSVGCRPVPPEIHDTRAGVFVSEGDEYDTAFFDKRSKFIHYRPTIAIINNLEFDHADIFDSTEAIIRSFQHMVRLIPRSGVLLVNAEDQNARAAAEKAPCPVEFVGTSEGATWRITDITEEGNSTSWTILRNGEKYGRFTLPMPGEHNLRNATMAIAATAAAGLTSEEQQIGLPLFTAPKRRLEEIGSWNGCIVVDDFAHHPTAIAATIKALQQRYPQSNVHVVFEPRSNTTTRNFFQHELAQCFKGASTVCLGPVNRPERYKAEERLDTEMLVREISAMGITAVSLSPDRASDPSWGKDIADILANHIQPNDVIAILSNGDVGGLRRLLR
- a CDS encoding S8 family serine peptidase — translated: MRFVTATMMMLTVLLSAAHASETVVVRLRTSSVPSSLRALGAKSVLPTGVDQQKVPETVQSRSQRDAFESLRRYVVLTLPDGVTTREIEDIDGVADVRQLVTMKIHAEPLTNDSLASEQYALTTVGARSAWTMATGKGIVVGIIDTGIDWTHEDLVGAMAVTAAEDVNKNGRFDDWPSDVEIDGVLGDLNGLDEDNNGVVDDVIGYDFVDQDVRNIGDDRGRDPIPFDEQGHGTSVGGVIAATPNNLLGIAGLAYGSRLRALRAFDATGNAEEDDIASALVYAALTGVNVVNMSFGDGVDSPMLRDAVKFASAMNVVLVASAGNTGTTSRQYPAGYDEVIAVGSTNEEDRRSPFSSTGSLVALCAPGESIVTTAVNSRYRTVNGTSFAAPYVAAAAAMMLERSAMQMSAAEIRGTLQERSLDLGERGWDVLYGAGRLQVDAALAAQGRSAYGITKPSNEDEVDVRTTPTLALMGSVLVAPFDSYSVSYGVGLEPTAWTTINSSKVAVVMDTLARLNTTTLTSGLYTIRLQVACKDGRSLDSRKRITIVNNDVLTITKAEIINAWTTDRRSPVVTVRTSRPTALALNITAENSSTFSDVKRFVRSHSLVVPDSIISRSQIAVRARCTADNDSVAETTLTIAASREGAPSVSGWKKTQSASWSGYVLNDVRDLYGDGLPAFVMNDLSSGSFGGTFTMQYRDGVWSRRDSLTSTWIPRGICDANGNGLLEVLAHVVGRAVLFEQAVVGGSPFARIIYADSSGRQNGAGVADINGDGREELLLLSDSGCTAITYRNGRFDRLGIAVNTSAPSYGNVNNRVDEISVAAGDFDGDGAVEVAFGDTDGDLIISEWDGVAFVNRYLLETNGGGGSGFVASGDVDADGRPDVVFGVPDSTQPDAEREYGRDVWTYRLLRANGNDQYETVWTDHIAGVRYGIGYRNGVDVGPLDSRPGEEIVICAYPRMYVFGADETSKAIVPRWFVPDVVSPRFLMYDFNKNGINELGYGITYAGLGMMTGFNFSEVDTVLRHPAPASMRGHYVSADSIVLDWMPVADTKQYKIFASTNNGPYRSLDSTTTTSVTVAEPIGSSSVRFAVVAYPINTTIRESRRSNDAAFMINDQARVIGLDRDTVNRSELRTGLRVLLRYSSDISVDHIEPTQFLLLDRSSGAGVVPTLTAVAGTQQDVVLTFPGVNFSDSLLVRVRHVNDMAGKPVRDTSFPLVVRNDPASTPEFALASLGVRSTTALLVTFTADVDATATNPLNYRLDPIGTVLTATRVDARTIELDLDPASPLTARGITYSLTALGIKGDPSGVITTGAGNTATFIVTAPDLSSAYVYPHPVRLTRDDEITFGGLTQDATVEVLDGAMRTLVTITGTEGNGGVRWDLRTSAGERIPPGLYFYRVSGTSDQGAGVEPVLKKLMVER